The DNA window CTTGTTTTCTCAGGGTAAATTAGGTTCAATGATGTTTGACAGAAACAAGGTCCACACTTTGGAGCTCTATTTCCTCTGGTTTTATTTTCTAGCGTTAAACATGAACGTAAATTTGCCATTTCTAAGCCCAATCTAGCCCTCATAAAAGGATCTCCCTCTTCTATTCTgcaaggcagcacaccacgaatctgacgtatgTAGTGGGGGAAAGCGCTGGacaagctagagatgaggttgtagatttcAGGATCGGGAGTGGTTCTGCTAATCTCTCCCtaattgtagtaaaaaaaaggcgtgagagacttcgtttttcacgacgatttcagttgcaacgctccatctttgtacacgcgccgcacccagctgcgcagcggtccaAAGCtaatgagttctcctcgactgcctattcaaatgaaaacaatgaataagtTGGCGAGGCGACCAGAACGTATTCAGACAATagaagagcgttctaacgttcttcgtaggaactaaagcggttcccacggcgtttttttaggatgatCAGGGAGGGGTGAGAGGAACTACCTCGAACaacgcaatctacaaccttaTCTCTGGCTTTTCCCAccgattccctcaccacgtcagattcgtggtatgctgcctttaaaaatgtatgagaaaaaaagcgtcTTGCTTGATCTCGCCATAGTTTTTTGTCCTGCGCATCTTCCGAGCGACGCGATAAATTCTGTCTAGTTCTCTGCGCTCACCGCTTATTCACTGATGCCTTCAGGCGTGATTCATCGTGCGCTTCGTGAGCGCAGATTGCCGAACGTTGTGCAATACTTTCAACTTCTATCGCACATGACAAATTCCCTTTGTGTTCAGATGTATAAAATGCATATGGTCTTCATTATGTTTCCCCCAAGATTGACCTCTGAATTCTaactttcttgttcttcttacTTTCACCGTTGTTTCTTGggttcttcttcttgtttctttcttctttttctttttctttctttttttttccttcttcgtttttttttctttcttcttctttcttcttcttttatcgtTCATTACTTGCTCCACATATTTCATCCTACATACAAAAAATAgggattattttcaaaattaacaaCTATACTCTGCTTTATTTCTCCCCTAAATGTACTTTTACTATAAGTATAATCTCCCACATATGCTATTAATGCAAATGCAATGGTATTTTTACAcctttatttcaaaaacttcttGTTTCTGGCTGTTTCCCTTTCCTAAATAGTAGTCTATCTGTCAAACTGTCAGTGTCCAAAATCGCTATAAAAATTGCGAGTTACCAGGTTATCATTCCATCATGTCGTTGTGTGAGGACGAGGCGTATCACCACGACTACGAAAAACTCGTCACCAAGGGATCCTACCAACGTTCCAGAAGGACGCTGCATCAGCAGAAGAGACGGTCTGCCGACAACGCAATTCTCACGAAGACGTTGCTCGACCCGGCTGGAGTGTTAAGCAAAGTACTATAGCTATCTTCGTTCGAAATTCCTTGTTCtatgttttgaattttgataTGATGGTATAACGATGTATTTACTcgatttaaaatcatttttttctttagaaacagaaaaatcgtTTACTCTCTGCACGTGACAATGATTTCCAATTCGATGTCCCGTATTCGCTTAACAAACACTGCAGATGGGAAACCGTGAGCAGATCTACCAGCAAAATACATTTCTAGCAAACATTTCTAGCAAAACATGTTCACAGATGCTTAACTGCTGTTTAGGTAAATCCTAAGTCATTGCTTCTGGACAGCACCGAATATGACCACGATGTTTTGGTGGCAGAGGGTGTCGCTAATACTTGTTCTTCTGGTAAGTTTATGTTTTATTATCACCACTGCTTCCAAAATACTCGTATTTAATTCTGTTCTATAAGTTGCATCTCTTCgtactttctttcttcgattATTACTGATGAGGATGAAACAAGAGATATAAAATATGTGATCTACTAGAAAAAGCCCTCccttttgcttttctcgatccaGTGAGAACAAATTACCAAGGTTAAGTCGAAAGTATGTATAGTATGTTTGTGCAGTGAGGTTCCAAATCTCAGGGCTTTCCAATAATACCAtctttgttttatgttttcattttttttgcatgactTTCTTTCGAATGAATTCATACGTCTTTACTTTTCTgcgattcattcatttcttattaACCTTCAGCAGAAGAATTAtgcacttttaaaaaagttttgtatTCAATCGTTAATCTTTGTCGTTTTCTTCACACTTCAAAAACATTCATGAAGATGAATTTGTTCAGTTACCAGATGTTCAGTTTCCAAGAAATTCTCTatatttttgaggtttttttttaagatccTGAACTTACTTATCGAGTACAAAAAGTGCATTTGTTTGGCGATGATGCGCTAACTACTCTCTTTACATCTGGGAAGCCGAAAGAGGTACATCTTCGTTGCGTAACTTCGAAATCAGTTGATGCACTCGTGGCTCTAGTATAAATGCACATGTTCAGCTCGCTTTCTTCAATGAAGCGCTTAGAGAACGGAAGGACACACCAAAAGACGAACTTGACACGGCCAGAATCCAATTCAACATCATAAAGAAGAATTCTTCCTCTCTACATTCATGCTCAAAGTCGTTAAGGAGAAGTAAGTGTTATTCCATTCGTTCCTCCTATCCTGGTCTTCCACATGTCATAAGTTTTATGAATTTGAAGCTGCATTTTGTCACAGCAGTATTTCAAgcaaattttagagaaaagaaaaaccttccCGGTCAGAAAGTTTGTGAACGATACGGAGGTATACGAGGGAGGTTCGGACGAGTCATTCTCCGATAGTGATTCAGCAATGGAAGATGAAGCTGGACAGTATAGGTCGCCAGGGTAAATTTGTTTGGGTGATTGGATATTAGTTGAACAAATAAGAAAGTCAACGCTCTGCATTTTCAGTACTTTAGCTCTAATCGATTTCATTTCTGAAAGCTCTTCATCTACTTCTAACCACGTTTCCTCTACTTCTAAGGAAAGCGCTGAACCGTTTCGGCCGTCGAAGGTAGTTATCAAACTATAGGGCTACAATTTCAGCAATTTCTTGCTACTCAGTGGAATCGAGTAATTATAGGTTCGCTCAAAATGTCTAACGCCTCTCGCAGACATTTCTCAAGTTACTCATATGCACTGCATCTTTGAAGTGTTCGATATCCCACGGCGGAAGTTGAAACCATTCGATCTACAGGAAAAGGTTTAGCTATTATCATGGTTTTATAGCATAAACCATTCTTTTGGGGTAATTTTGAATGTCTTTTGAATGCTACTTGATCGGATTATATGCGACCATCACTTTCTTAGAAAGATTAAAAAGATATACACCACAGACTGAATTAACTTATCCAAACGTTAAGAACCGTCTTTTTGCTGTCTTCTCAGGAGATGGGAATCTCTTGTTAGGAAATTGGATGTCAGAAAACGTGGGCTAGAAGCCCGAATTGATATTTTCATAGTAGGAGTGGAGAGCTGATCTAATAATTCAGAATATCGAGTTTTATTCTATAGTACAAACAAAACACTCATTGACGAGGGGAAGtcactttttgtttattattagcTTTGAACACAACGCCATCTTGTCACTAGGTGTCTTCTTTGGTCCCGATGCTACACTACGGTTTTTGTGTCGTACGCTGGTTCGACTCGACAAGAGTATCCGTTTCCAATCAACCGCTTGCAGATACTGTTTTCTTTATATTCTTCGAATTAAGGGACAACCTTCAGACACTTAGGTACGTGtattcattattgttattttctaGGTTGTAAACCTTCACTTATAAGGATATGCTTTAGGTGCCGCATTAATACGAATACGCAATATTCTGGTATTGCCGACAAGAAAGCACTCACTTATCTAATCACAAGAGCAAAAGATTTCGATGCTTTACTTCACGGATTATTGGATTTCATAAGCAAATCGAAGAGGCAGTAAGTGATGTAGCTTGATGCTCCTTCCCTTGCCCTAAAGCAGTATAATTCCTTACTTTCGCAGGAGTTCTGACTTTGGAAATGATAATCGCATTAAAAATTCGCCTGAAAATTTCATACAACGAGTGAACAGCCGCATGATGGCAACTAGAGTAAGTTCTAATCGATACCTTCAAGGAGAAACCTGAAAATAGCTATGACATTGTCTGACTTTaagcttagttttttttttgtgctcaaTACTTGAATAACTCAAAATTCATGGATGTACGCAGAGTGAGAGGCAAACGGTTATTTAGGAAATTGTAGAACGGTTGGGAAAGTAGCTGGAAAATCCATAGAACCCGATATCGACTCTTATCGTAGTGCAAAAAGTGGCTGGTATAATTACCAGAAAAGTGATTTCGGAACTTATTTTAACAGCGTTTGATTTCTATTTGAAGCCTCTCTGGTTATTGCAATCCTTTTCGGATGATCTTCTCCGGTTTCCCCGGGGTTAACTATGCTGACTTGTTTAATCGCCGCATTTCGCATCGGTACGCGCTGGGTTCGACAGGAGCACAGTATTAGAGAGTGAGTACCGATTAGAGAAGCCATATCGACAGCTCAAAAATTTCGCACCTTAAACGCTGCTCCTGGGGTGAGAAAACGTATGTACCTCTGCACAGAACCTTCTGGACATAGCCGTTTaacaaataattaagaaaCCATTCCTTCAAACTTAATTAAAAACTAGTTCAATTAAACCACTGACGCTTTAAGTAAGTCTATCTGTCACTTTTTCAGGCGCAACGTTATGAGGAACACGACCAGTACGTCTTCGTGAAGGAACACGGTTACTATGAAGCAACAGACTCCTATTTTAACAACGATACTTCAAGAGAAAAGGTTAGTGTAGAGGAATTCATCGCAGTAATTCCTCAACTAATACAACTCATCTTTTTTCAAGAGCGAAAGTTGTCTGTGTCGCATTTGTCGATCATCGTTGAAGACAGATCTCTTTCCATCTGTAGATGGTGTAATGTGCAAAGATTGCATTACTTCTGAAGTGCTCCATCAGCTTCGCCTGAAACAATTTCCTATTCGAATTCCTGTAAgaacatttccttcttcatatTTTAAAGATGGTGATTATCAGCATAAGCATGATCAGCAACGTTTGCTGCGCATGTATATTTTATAGTcgaaaattcacaaatttgTTCTTTATAATGTTTCATTTGTTTGCCACTAGAGCGGTATAATCTATTTCATCTAAGACTTGGTTTCTGGGATGGTTTTCTATCTTTTATGGGTAATATATAATGGGACTGTCATTTTATGGAATTCGACTCGATGACTCAAAACGAGGGTAGAATAGGGTCTTACAGTCCGGAAACTTCTCAAATAATGTGAAGGATAATCTCTGGGGCCGAGTCAGCAATCAAAGTTTGTCTTGCTCACTTATGAAACGATGAGGTAATGTCAGAAAACGACACAATGAACTTCAGGTTACTCTAGATCACactaaaaaattctttgaatcttCTTTTGCTTATCTTATTTCTAATATAAAGGAACAAAGAATTCTAAGTTTTAGTATGCTTCTACGAGAATagttatagttgggtcaaaacgacctgaaacagTGTAAGagtctgcgctcgaagcggcgcaggttgggatcgaggtaggaccaccgctagcttcactcaGACAGCAGCCATGAGTGGTTTTAGCGGGAATCCCCTCAATGACAGTCATCATGTGTACGACGCCGCTTCggacgcagccgcttatgcaaagAGCTTCGAGGctttttgaaccgactatacaTGTAGTCGACACCTCATGTGTGCAACCGGGTAAGTGCGATGTGTACGATAGAAGTAACGACGCACGTTGAATTACATCCACTGCGGTCCACAGTAATGGTTTAACTACGTGCAAATGCTCATCGTTTAGTTAGTCACAGTTCCGGAATGCTCGCCCATGGATCTTCTCTATGCTATTCTCCCTGTGCCTGTGATGTCGACTTTAATTAAGGTAAAGTCTGCTTCTTGCACTGTTACATAGATTAGGACTAGCAGTATTATCAAGAAtcaaattcaataaatttaaTCATGCCTTCTATAACGCGTGGAGCATGGCATGTTTTACATTGTGGGTCGTGGAAAAACTACTGGTTGTTACAGTGGCACAAtggaataattgaataaaatgtgtttttgcttcattccATTGTTGCTAAGTCTCGtataaattccttttttaatttcctagCGCTcagtgcacatttttttttctcatgttctGAGTAATCTAAATCCTGTCGAACATCCTCATTCTCCATTTCCATGATTTATTCCGTGAGGTGGTGACTTCTACTTTTGTTTCGAATTATTACCTAATATTAATAATGGAGGATGTATCTTTGTTCGCGGAAATTGAGTTGAAGGACACGAAATGTCTCATACGATTAGAGTTGATAAACAGAGTGAATCACACAAATTTTGCACGGGCACTTGAACCTtcatcaaaataatttttttatagttcTAATAACATTTTTACTATGGTCACGACAGACCAAAATATTACACGTGTCACTTATCTAAATacatcaaagaaatttttggactttttattttcctccaTTTTCCAGTCGGTGAagttttatggttttttttttcgagattgtAGATCTATCTTAGTCTTTCCGCCAGTTTAGTTGctccaaaagaaaagttttccaGTAGATGTCACTGCTCAATGTTACTTGTTGTCAACCTTCGCTTATCTCGCACTTCATGTTTTTCAGATgtccttttctcatttttatacAATTCAAAATCCTGCTGCTATGTTCACATGTTGCCCTCAATGCTCAATGTCACTTGTTGTCAACATTCCTAACAGTAAGATTGATTCATTTCTCATCtccaactttttcttccacttttacACCAACTCAACTCTTTAGAATATGACTGTTGCGTCTGTCCATACTGCAAATGCTACTGGTGTTATCGTTGTTGTTGGGAGCCACACTGGCCAATGAGCTGTCAAGAATTTAAAGAGTGGAGTAGGAATTGGGACGAACAGTGTACGTCGCttttaaataaatgacaaTGTTATTACGGGTTCtctccatttctttcctttctagaTCCTATTGAGAGACTTCATCTGGATGAAAGCGAGAAAGTCATTCGTATCACATGTGGATGTTCACAAACATTTTATGTAGGTTATTaacaatttctattttacttctttctaAACTAAGAATCTTATGTCTGAAAACTTGCTTAACTTCAAGCGACATTTGTATTCTGGACtagttcttcatcttcttctcaCATAGAATTCCAATTTTGAGGTGTTGCACGATTCTTCCAGGCTTCCGAGGACAACGCACATGGTACCTATTGCCCAAATAAGAAGTGTCCCAACAAGTTTCGTTTCGATAAGGCCGGCTTATTGAGAACTCGTTATGATCTGTGGTGTTGGCATACTGCAAGGGAAAGACAGTTGCTTGCTGGTGAAGATGGAAAAGTGCCGAAACGGGTACGTTAGTATTATCGTAGGTTAGACTAAAACCTGTCACTGACattatttagaaatttatttgcCATTTTCTGCAACCGGAATTACTGTTTTATAAGTGCACTTTTCAAAAGACttgtaaaactttttttttaatctgccGGCTCCGTAAAATTACACAATAGAGGAGCGTCCTGTCATTTCCTCCTCCTCGGCTTCGTTTTCATTAACTGAAAGgagttggaaattttttttgaatttcttgaaaatgctTGTGGAATAATAGTTAGAAGGTAGCAAGTGGTTGCATTTTAGTcctttttaataaatttttctcattacttACTTCCGTCTTCAGTTCtgcttactatttt is part of the Necator americanus strain Aroian chromosome V, whole genome shotgun sequence genome and encodes:
- a CDS encoding hypothetical protein (NECATOR_CHRV.G20568.T1); translation: MSLCEDEAYHHDYEKLVTKGSYQRSRRTLHQQKRRSADNAILTKTLLDPAGVLSKKQKNRLLSARDNDFQFDVPYSLNKHCRWETVNPKSLLLDSTEYDHDVLVAEGVANTCSSDPELTYRVQKVHLFGDDALTTLFTSGKPKELAFFNEALRERKDTPKDELDTARIQFNIIKKNSSSLHSCSKSLRRKKRKTFPVRKFVNDTEVYEGGSDESFSDSDSAMEDEAGQYRSPGTLALIDFISESSSSTSNHVSSTSKESAEPFRPSKVRSKCLTPLADISQVTHMHCIFEVFDIPRRKLKPFDLQEKVSSLVPMLHYGFCVVRWFDSTRVSVSNQPLADTVFFIFFELRDNLQTLRCRINTNTQYSGIADKKALTYLITRAKDFDALLHGLLDFISKSKRQSSDFGNDNRIKNSPENFIQRVNSRMMATRAQRYEEHDQYVFVKEHGYYEATDSYFNNDTSREKSESCLCRICRSSLKTDLFPSVDGVMCKDCITSEVLHQLRLKQFPIRIPLVTVPECSPMDLLYAILPVPVMSTLIKMSFSHFYTIQNPAAMFTCCPQCSMSLVVNIPNKYDCCVCPYCKCYWCYRCCWEPHWPMSCQEFKEWSRNWDEQYPIERLHLDESEKVIRITCGCSQTFYASEDNAHGTYCPNKKCPNKFRFDKAGLLRTRYDLWCWHTARERQLLAGEDGKVPKRGTPTEPQVLLPKRIIKKEIAAICADARDVRFHQEKRVKFKDVILKTTHCKSEQNKFIDIRTTILLLVEHCTAWLYIHRKLSAARDLKTLPSKLFQQLMSVERKIEDGKLDILTDMNLLESETLKLISAFVKLLQLKVEATKAALAASGYETI